The segment gctttaaaaagcaaaaagcatGCAATGTCTTTAACATCTATAGTCTCTTACCCTTATGTATTCCAACCAGTGCGTTGAATCCACATTGGACAACCACCGTGCCTCATCAATCGAAGGATAAACTATTTCTTTCAGCTTCCGCAATGATTCTCTCATCACATGTATGTTATGTATTTCCAAAAAGACCAGCTCAGCATTTGGGTAGGCACTTTCACTTTCATATCCTCCACCTTTTGCCtgtcatttaaaattttaaagagTACAGGAGTTTCTGATAAGATCTTGAGGGTTATTTTTGCTTTCTAGGGAATTTTAGAGGCAGTTATTTTAGAacaaattaaaacacattttaagaaaaataaacactgatgTTTAACTACTCCCAgaagcagggccgtccctagacaTTTTGGTGCCCCAGGCCTGTGAGGGGGGGAGggactggccccaggcctccgcagggggggcaggagcaggcttgggggggcaggggcaaaaccaccccccagcacgaGTCGGCAGAGCGGAGCGGGTtggggctgggtcgctccacttcctccCGCTTGGTGATTGCAGGGCGGGCCCGACCCCGCACTCATGGGGTGGTGGGAAGTGGaatgacctggccccagccctctctgctcccctAGATCCCAGTCTTGGGacttggggggatggggggaaccacTCCCCGGCGGCGCAACTGGGAACcggtggagcagagcaggctggggctgggtcactccacttcccgccgcccgGTGAGTACAGGGCGTGcgcgacccctgctgcagtcccccgggatgtagcgggggtgggaagaggcggggcaggggcagagcaggggcgagactggggcggagcaggggagggaagaggcggggcggaggctttgggaaagaggcagagcatgGGCGGGGGCTGCTTTCCTGGCTAGCTCAGCCGGCTGGGGATCGGGCTGGccgctggagcagcacgcagcatagtttgtgtatgggtaaggatggccctgcccagaagctgggaatggacaataggggatggatcacttgatgattgcctgttctgttcattccctctgaagcacctggttaGGTTTAATTTGGACTACtatgttccttccccacccctatttatttttaagtacacTATTTCAGTGCACAGTTACTTCAGTAATTGATGCCATATACATAAGAAATAAATCAGGGGACTCCATGTAggctttttcccctctcctcccaccataATCATTACCAGCACAACTGTACTTCCTACAGCTTTCTTCTATTTGCAAAACTGACTCAAACTGTAATAAACTCAATTGGCCCACGTCCAGGCCATTGAAGTACTTCTTCAGTAAGTTACTATCTCGACAGAAGGATTCTTTTACAATACAGGACAAGGAGCTAGGAACCGATAAGTTCAAATCTTGGTTCTGACAACACTTGTGACTGCAATCAAGTCAATCTCTGCCTCAGTCTCCACCCAACTTTAAACTGGAGATAGCAATAACTCACAGGGCTGCTGCAAGAATTAGTTAACGCTGACAAAATGCTTTGATACTATCAAGGGGCTTACACATATATTACTTTATTATGAGAAGTGAACTTCTATGGAAAATATAAGAATAAAGTTTATTTCTCAGTACATGGGCAAAGTAATCTCCATTTTAACAAATGACAACCTACCTTGTTTGTATCAGCAACACTGTTTTGTCTGGCATCAAAGATGATAAGCTTGTGCGACTGAGCATTGGCATCCATTATTGTTTGTAAGTATTTTTCATCTTCTTTGCAACGTTTGTCATTCGGGCCTACCAGTGGCTGGCTGCAGCGCGTTATAGTTGCCTGGCTCTCGGGGTGAATCCAAGACAACACCTGCgtttaaaaaaagttagtttcAGGATAGTGCACCAGGATCAAATTTACATTCCTTAGAGCAATTGGTCAGTCATAATAAGCCATGGTACAACTTCCCAGTGGGAGAGAGAATGTAAATTTCAGTAAGAATAATTCATACCACATACATTCAAAAGTGGGATGATGAGAAAATAGCAGATTAATACCATGGCTGTAAAAGACATGGTATCACTGTTCCCAAATTTAGTTAGATTGAAACGTGAAGTAGTTCTAAACAACTATGACTTTATTCTCCGTAGCATTCAGAAACAGCCTTAACTTTTACTTTCTACATACTTTCTACGGGCTTAAATACAGTAAGAGGGTTTTGTGGTGGGGAGAACGGGAAGCTACTTCTGTATGGAGGTCTATGCAGTCAAGCATGAACATATCTCATTCCTTCCTGCCCCAGGCAGGAACTACTGCAAGATGACATCACATTAAAATTCCtcactttctttctccctcctgggGTTGTCACTTCTTTTCTAAAGTTTACCCTCCCCATGTATAATATGGCTGCATTTACAGCCCTCTATATGAGCAGCTAAGTAGGATAATCTCTACCAAGAACACATTGCCATTCTCAGGAAGCTCATAATGTGGTGTCAGAATGATACCACACACGTTCCATCTCACCCCCAAACCTCACTCaccatgggagcaagggggagCACAACCAGACACTTTCAGTTCCCCACTAGTGTCGGACGCTATCTTTGAACTAAAGTTCAGTACACAGCAGTAAGCCACTGGACAATTGCACTAACCCTGTGATAACTAtcttcattaattttttaaaaatttcctccaGCTCCAAAACCAGTAAGTGTATTTCTATACATTTTATACTCTCCCTCTCTCGTAGAAGGGAGCTGGATAGCTGTCTCAGAAGCCTTTAAAAACCCTAAAGACATTTCAGATAATCTCTTATAAGATGCATTACAaatacatttcttcttcttcttcttcttcaggaaGCTACATTACAAATACAGAGAGAATTCATAATGAATATTAGAGGCCTTACTTACTGGAATTCTGCCTTTTGCTCTAAATGCTGCCACTTTTGAGAGGTCATCATCTTTCACACTGGTTGGCACAACAAACATAGTAGGATATGTATCACAAAGTTCATAGGTGCTGTTAACTTTGGATATTTTCCAACTTTCATTAGGTAAACCCTGTGCAGAGGCAAAACATttatccaatattttaaaaaagttagatCTTTACGTGTGTGTGTTGTATAGTGACTCCAAAAAAGAACGATCCattacatgttttttttaaaaaaaccataccCACATTGTTCTGCACACCTGTTTCAAAGGTTATGTGAGCAGAAGCATTTCTCAATATTTTGGTTAAAGATATGGGGCAGTATGAAGCCCCAAAGCCTAtagataatttaaaaagcaacagtCATTTGGATGGGTTTGCACTAAAGTAAAAAATGGGCCTAGAGTGAAAtagaaagaaattattttataCCAGGAAATTGATGGATTAAGGAGACCAAACTAAAATTATTCCTCTGTGTAACTGCTGgtcatatttgtttttaaatgagcagACTACCTTTTCAGAactggtgcttaaaattaagtctccaaatatggatttaggtccCTATATAACTGCCAAGAGACTTCCTCACCTATAAtcccaattgatttcaatgggatttgtgggcGCCTAACACTACTGAAAATCAGGTGACTTgcatttagatgtctaaatgtGGATTTAAGAGAGTAAGTTTAGTTACTCAGGTTTGCAAATTGTCTGTGAACATttctaaaaaaaggtaaattaggTTTAGAAGactaccaaaacaaaatgaaaaggggATTACTTGTATAACCTACCTGCCGCTTATATTCTGCCATTGGATCATAAACTTTCCAACCATTAACAGAAAATTTTTCTTTATAGCTGAATGCAAAAAGTGGCTGAAAGCAAcaatgttaaaacacaaattactATGCAGTATTTAGCCATTTAGTAAACTAGAATTCCTGTAAACATGGTGAGCTCTGAAAATGAAAGCCACAAAAGCTGATTCAATTAGTTTCCAAAAGACAAAATCTTATATACAacatttgttttacagtagtgcctagaggccccagtcaagacTGGGCTTCACTGTACTAGTGATTGTTCAAACACAAAAGAAGAGAcagttccttccccaaagagaTTGTATGTCTTGTCAATTCAGATAGCAAAGGAAACAGAAAGGTAAAATGACTAGCCCGTGGTCACACAGGTCAGCAGTAAGGCCATGAATAGAATTCAAGCCCCATCACTCTCAGTCCAGTACCCTACCCACTGGACGATACTGAAACTGTATACTAATATGATACTGAAATTGTATAGCTAAAGCTaacaaggcaacttgtgcctaaCTATTGTTATCTGGACATTGAATTCGGGAAAGCACTTTGGCCTGGATGCACAAGAGGAGTTAGGCATTCTGACGCTGAGCATCACAACGCCAAACTTTTAGGCCCCTAGAAAATCGctgcaattcacaaagcctgagttaggcccttaggttccctatacaatgaatgaggCGAGAGATCCGCCTGAAAATAtgtctgcaataaaaaacccacaacatgAGCACGGCTGACCTGTgtctgctgacttgggctcacggggcttaggctgtggggctaaaaattgcattgtagacattcaggcttggactGGAGACCGGATTCTGAAACCCTGCGAGGTgagtgggtttcagagcctgggctccaacccgagtgtctacactgacatttttaGCCCTACAGCCCTagcctgcgagcccaagtcaattgTCCCGGTCTCTGAAACTTGGGGcatggggtgtttttttttttttattgccctgTAAATAAACAGgctgcaattcacaaaagccagcccGGTTGGCAGGGAgctacctaagctagccaatgggagatgccaagtaGTGGTTGTGTGTCCCTCTCACCGTGATATGTGCCTAAGTCCAGGTGGTAGAGAAGCACCTATCTCTGCTAGcaagtcagagccaggaattctCTTCAGAGTTTGCAAGAAGCCCTGGGGTTGGGAGGATGGGAACAACtgggctatggaatattctgatttggggctccttcagtctctcctgttgaagctgttccactctggataaataattaaagagtcactGGAGCAGTAAGACtggatcctggatctcccatcAAGCTATGGAGTCACTCACCCTTGTATgcactctctttctctggccagaatgactaattatttatccagagttaaacagaagagactgagaaaaacccacagcccaatggttagagcactgccCTGAAAAgttggcagatccctgttcaaatcccttttcccaTTCAGaaagaggggggacttgaaccaggagtCTCCCACATCACAAGtgatcactgggctaaaagttatgagggagttCCCATAATTCCACACTCTCCAGTTGTTTTGTCTGAACTCCCCTAAGGAGCCAAATCAGGTAGCTGTGCTCAGAGGGTACCTACTGGATCAGGTCTAACACAAGACTTAGGTGGTCGAACAACTATCTTCCCCAGTTTGTGAATGTCTGAGGTTTAGGTGAGAGATAAGCCACCTGCTGTCCAGAGGAAGGAAGCAGGGTGCatactcagaggcagaaacataggtgcctagggacTGAGTGAGATTAGGCACCTAGagggttcagtgggagttttgtgcatcACAGTCCccaaactgggacttaggcaccaaactcctttatccttcatTCTGAAATTCCCCAATTATCTATTATAGACAAATGCTTATAATGAAAGTCAACAAACCCTGAAACCAATAAAGTCACTGTTTTCACTGGTAACAGCACCTGGCTCTCAGTTCTGTAAATTACTGAAATAAAGAAGTCAAGCCAGAGTAATCTGAATGCTCCATGATATCTAGAATCAacaaattaatatatttgttatGCAGTATTTGCTTATTTCCCTACACTTCCAAGAAGAAGACAAACAGAGGCAGGCAGTCCTTTCCCCATTTTAGTACTTACCAGCCCATTAGAAAGAGGAAATGCTTGAGTTACGAGGTTTTCAAATATCTCCAGTCTGCTCTGTTCTTCCTGTTTATAGGCAAGCCGCAAGTTTCTCATATCCTGTCAGAAAATAAGTCAAACTCTCTTACACTttgataaattaataaaaaatagatGCAGTTACAAAGCTGACTGAAACCAAGCACTGGCTACTGACATTAAGGCAAGTCACATTTTCTAACTCTCCTAGTCATTAACAAAATTCTGTTCTAAAATGAGACTATTGGAAAAATCAGGAAGGTCTCAATATGCCACTGAAGTAGGCATTATACCCTAGAATTCACCAATGAGGTGAAACATTTCTTGCAAGTTTCCCATCCAAATTCCAACCAAACCCAGCATGCTTATGGGATCAGATAGAACAATAGCACAAGGCATTGTGGGTGCAGGTTCCCCTtaatacaaaaatgaaattaatgcaattaaacagtaatagatAGGCATCCACTGCATTTCCTAGGAATTCATTCTGTACCTTGCAAACAATTTCTATACCACAGGAGTTGTCTCCATGGCTCTGCACTCCAATCTTTTCAACTCTACTGATTACTCCAAGGGGAACATCAAGAACAAAATGTGGATCCTgaaatttggattaaaaaaataagatgaaaacatttttaattgcCTTGGGAAGTATATGTAATCTAGTATAATTCATGTCAAATTGCGTGTTCTACCAGTCTTTTTATAGTTCCTTTTGAATTGATTGCTGTGGAACtactttacatttaatttaaacgAAGTTTGTCACCTTCTGAAAATCTACTTCAGATTCTAGCTGGAAGAAATATGCACATAGATCTTAAAGTCTCACCCtctcaacatttttgaaatacattttgaagTCCGTCACTGTCAGTGTACCACTGACTGCTCCCATAAATGGACAGATATACATGACATCTTTAGCTGGAAAAAGACAGAAATGAAAGTTCCATTTTATTATTGCAGGCATTTGTGCTATAAGAAGCTCTttatagaaaaacaaaaattgtataCAAGAAACCTCCTACAGTTCCAATGTACTAGAGATCTTTGAGACTTCTATATGAAACTATTTCAAAGCCACTATAACTGACCTTCTACTCTCAAATTTTGATTTGAAAGAAAAAGtcctctgcatttttaaaaaggtatttacaAAGAGAATGATCAAATTCTTCAGTTCTAAGCAATATGTGCTAAATCCCCACCATAAACCAGCCTAAGAGAATGGTGATGTGACATGAAGCATTGCTCCTTATTGGAGCTATACTATACAGAATGTTTTTGTGGGGAGTCCATGAAATggcatacaaatattttatgtaaCATGAGAAATAGCCTTTTGCCTTTCTCCAAAGTTGCCAGTTTGTTGTATCTTATATTTAAGAAAACCAGAGTGGCTTGAAATAATAGCTATTTGTCCTGTCACCATCCATATGTGAGTTCTGTGCACATTTCATCAACTTCAAATCAGAATTCGAGGAGTCCCAAAGTCTTCATATTGCAAAAATACCAGGCTACGCCATATCTCCCTTTTTCTGACAATCACAACAGCATTCTCTGCCCTTGTTGCACCTTACATTAGTCAGATGGGAAGGCTCATGTGGCAAGCAACAGTCATCCTGAAACTAAAGCTCAAGTTAGCTGTTCAAGTAATGTGTCTGAGCAAAGATTATGTCCAAATCTGGGTTTtgcatacctttttaaaaataatttctacaTTTCAGTAGAATAAACAGTGACCGTTTAGCAACCTGGTTTCACATAACTGTTCTACTTGCATCCAACAAAACACCCCAAGATCAAACTATGTTACTTCACAAAAACTAAAACCTAAGGCCTTCTATTTTGCACATACTTAAACAGAGAGGGTTTATATATAGCTATCAGATTTCCACAGATTATTTCAGGTTTTGGGAGCAGTTTGAAAAATCTGGCATTAAGACTGTATCCAATTAGAGCTCTTGATAGTAGAATGAGTGACTGTGTGCCTTTTGCCGCTACAGACTGGGATACAATCTCCATTCTGGTAGTCAGTGATCTTTTTGTGGTCCCGACAAACTAATTCCACCACACAACTTTCCACAGCAGGTCATTTGACTGCAAAAGATCTAATTAAAATGGGACAGTCAGCaccacattttcattttctttccggGCTAAATCCTGAAGTGCTTGAAACTAGGGAATGAATGTATGACCTATGGGGAAATTTTGAGCACAGATGCACCCTCCCCGCAACCTTGCTAATTTGTCTATGTCGATCAGCTGCTTGTTGAAATAAAATACCACACAGATCTGTTTACACTATGTTAAACTGATTTACTTATAGCATAGCATTAGGGTTTGAGTAATTAAGAAAATCCATAGCAAATTTGATCATTCAAGGTAGAACTAtaagaagaaagaacaaaaccaatATGGAAACCATTTGATTTTATCTTTATTCATAAAGTAATGATTTAATACTATAAATTCAAAACTACACATACCAATCGCTTTGATTGATTCTCCAGGGAAAAGTGGCGCCTCTTCCATCTGTGCCAGCTTGTTTCCATCCCTCAGTGCCTGGCAGAAATCCAAAACCATGAGTAAATCTCACATTCCATCTGCACACCATCGATACACTTTGCTGCAAAGTGCTTTTGCTAAGAGGTTATGGGAGCATGAGAATGTGTATCCTTTTTCCAAAGCACAACTGTGTTAAACAATGCTGCATTAGAAAACAGGGCTTGATATCGTAGGTAACAAAGTATTTATTATGCAGACATTTAAATGTTAGTAACAAACCACTTACACGATTAATTTAACGTGCTAGCTACATATATAGCGCACAAAAACGTGAGCAATACCATTTGCCCAAAATTAGGCCAAAAAAATTAGGCTAATCTTTGTGTTTTTAGGTTATCATCTACTCAAGAAGATTTAGAAGCgtttatttaaaagcatttatATTCTTTATTTCTCGACACCTTATTAAAATAGCTAACATTTAATTATCAAAGAGAATAGTATGAGAAGTTTAATTTatttagcattaaaaaaaatcaaatcacattatatgtaaaaatatatatatatcagacaGACAGAAACATTCTACTATACCCTACTTGACAAGGTACCATTCTCGTAAGCACCACTTGGTCTGACGGAGATATTTTATAGAGATGATAGAACTAAAAATTCAGATTATAGCTTCATGTCACATTGTTTTCTAGAGAGTCTCAAAAGCCGGTCAATATAAATTCAGGGCTTGATTTTAAAGCTAATGTTCAGGTGAATGGCTTCCTCCTTAAATACTGCAACAAGGGGCCTTTAGTTTTCTGCTGATGTTTGCAACGTTCTGAAGAAGATTTTGGTGGAGAACTTAAGGGTTTACAAAATTTTTAATAATCATATAAAGGAGCTGACAACACAGGATGTTTTGGTGAGAGTTTaggatttccattttaaatgtttgGTGTAAAAGTTGGAATATTTTACCTTAGAGTACAAACAGTGAGCTAGTTTCATAGTATATAGAAATATATACAGATACTCATCCCTTGTAACAAATTTCTGACTTGCAAGCAAGGAAATAAGATTATcagatattttatatttttaaacacaaacctTTAACATTAAATTGTTTTCTTAGCATACATTTATAtggactttttgtttttaattttgtctgAAACTAGCAGAATTTGGTATCTAAGCTCTATCATGGAACAGGGTGTAGTGTAgtagtcaatggaactactcaggtGCTTGaaggtaagcacatgcttaagtgctctgctagACTGGGGCCCAAGTGCAGTGTTATAATTTACATTTCATGACCTCTTATATGGTCACAAAAGCGCTACCTAGGCAAATGGGGTTTCCTTCCTGCACCAGACATAATATAACTCCTCCTTCATTGTCAGAAACATaacttttaatttgaaaaatgacATCaaggtaaaatatttttgaaaatcattaTGGTATGTGTAATTTAAAGatgtattaatttcattaggaAATACCAGTCCTGACTGATCGTtatcaaattatattttaaaaattcctgacACATTTGTCTCTAAGAAAGAGCACTACATCTCAACCAAATGTAACATAGTGGTTGTTGAGTTCAGAAGCAAATAAGTTGCTTAAGCAAGAAGTTGCATAAATTGGAAGTACATAATTTACCTCAGCCCcagataaataataatttatgtaCTCTTTATTAAAGAATTTATTTATCAATGCATGTGTCCAGTATAAAATAAAGAGTAGGAACAACATTTATATTTCCCGATATAACCAACATTTTCAGACATACCAATATGTATAATGTTTTCTGTATAGTACACAGAAGACAAACATCTTTTGAATGAAAGCAAAAATATCCTTATAATTTACTGTAAAGACACTTCACCTACTCAGTCCCACACAGGGTCACTTTTCTCTTGAAGTGCAGAAAATCTGCAGAAAATCTTAATGAATTAGGGGAGATGCATGCAGGTAAGACTAGGAATTTTTAACCAAATCTTTATAAGAACTTCAACACATTATTTCATACACAATCTGGTATGCCAAAAACCAAATTTTATTGTTTTAGCAGTTAAGCATtgtattttgcttttcatttatcAGAAGTTCTACATTTTAAGAGGGGGCTTTCCTTTAAATTCTATTTAAAGTCAGAGTTCAACCACATTACTGTCCAAGTAGTTTTCTCACAGCTGATTTTCTAAAAACATTCAGAATCACAGTTTATTTTCAGCAGAAgctttctcccccgcccccacaaagaATATATTCATAGCTAAGCTTTTGGGAGGTAATGTTGCCACCATTTTAGATACTTATGCACGTTATTTGTTCAGAGCCTTAAAAATGTAGTATTAGAAAACAGGGTTTTTTATAGCTACCCATTAATATTATTAAATTAAGGTgcaataaacttttaataaacCCTGAATCCGAAAAAAAGAGCTTCAGAAGCAATGCATATTGCGAAGTCCATAATGGTCTTCATGATatctctggcacttctcccttttggggttaaaaactctgcttggggAAAAGGGCTGTTTCTAGTTTTTTGGgggtagtttgtttgtttgtaatgaTAGGAGTTTAGAGGTAATATTCTGAAATTCTCTATTGCTCCCCAGAACCTAACAATGGAGGATTTCTACATACTGTAGATGGGCTATTATACAGTAAATTACTACACAGTTAATGAACAAACGAGGAGTAAAACTTGCCACCTGATCAGCTTCTGCTTCAGAATGATAGCCATTGTGTCCATCCTGAATCTCCTGCATTGCATGAGACAGCAGTAGGGCAAAAGAGGGGTAATAAGAAAAAAACATGCAGACAACAGGTGAAAGGACAGAATCAcactttttaaagagacagtagaTACTTCAACATCAACTTATTTATTCAACACCTTCCACTCTTTGCATAAACTACTCACAGCTATTAGGCCCAGCTATGACACAATATGAAATGGAATATTTATTTGCAGTCTCACGAAAAGAGTCAGTGCAGGTATCAAAGAACACAAAGTATgtactgtctttttaaaacaagcaACCTTATAGCAGAGAAAATGCAGAATATAAATTATGTATGCCACATGCTTAAAAATAGAAGAAATTGAGTATTGCTTGTTGTAGTAGTATAAAGGGAAAATTCATGCGTTTTTTAttgtagaaaaaaattaaatattttccatatCCATTAGTATTCAGATAATTTAAGGAACTGTTGTATTGTGTAGATCATATGTTTAAATGTTACTGTCAAAAACAtctgttaaaaatatacacaaattACATCTATTAGCCGAAAGATTCACATCTCTATGTATTTACACTTGTTGTATCATATTGGGATCtcttttactatataaattaaaTCATAAAAAGATCCCTGAGTGTTACAGGCAAGAACACAAATGGTCATTGGGTCAtatgcaggttttttgttttgttttttactacttTCAGCCAAAATTAACTGGAATGAAACCACCATCATCTTTCATAGAGTTGGATTACATTCCAGATCAATCCCAATTCACAAATGCAAAAACTTCTTGTTTAACAGATAACACTTCTTGTCTTAAATCTGAAAGAAAGACAGTTTATATCTGCTttgataaatataattttaatcacTTCTATGaaacccccaaaagaaaaaaaattaacagaaggGGTTACATTTGTAGAAAACATAGGTTCCATTGTTTTTACATGCTTCTAAAAAAATTTACAGTGCAACAGCCACCACTTTCAAATGACACAGGATTCCCAACATTTAGACCTTATTAAAGTGAATATAGTAGTTATTTAAAGCTTAGCCCAGAGAAATGGCTGAAGACTGTTTCTATATTTAAAGTCCAAAGAAAGGTGGATGCTAGAATCCCAGGAAAAGGAAAAACTGGAAGAAAGGCAATTGAGCTCTGAACCGACAGATTACGGATGACAGAAAGTATGCACAGGCACTGAAGATGGTTTTTCATCCTTGAACATTTATTGATAAAGGTGAAAAACCAAAGAAAACAATcaagttttattattttaacatattttcttTGTGTTACTTCATTCCAATTTCTGATAGATTTGCCCTTGAAAATATTGATCTTTGTGTATTA is part of the Chelonia mydas isolate rCheMyd1 chromosome 9, rCheMyd1.pri.v2, whole genome shotgun sequence genome and harbors:
- the MTMR1 gene encoding myotubularin-related protein 1 isoform X7 yields the protein MERAPGPALEGGGARRSVRPTGLGGAAAAAGSRQPSVETLDSPTGSHVEWCKQLIAATISSQISGSVPSDSVSRDYRVYKRPDIREIQDGHNGYHSEAEADQVALRDGNKLAQMEEAPLFPGESIKAIAKDVMYICPFMGAVSGTLTVTDFKMYFKNVERDPHFVLDVPLGVISRVEKIGVQSHGDNSCGIEIVCKDMRNLRLAYKQEEQSRLEIFENLVTQAFPLSNGLPLFAFSYKEKFSVNGWKVYDPMAEYKRQGLPNESWKISKVNSTYELCDTYPTMFVVPTSVKDDDLSKVAAFRAKGRIPVLSWIHPESQATITRCSQPLVGPNDKRCKEDEKYLQTIMDANAQSHKLIIFDARQNSVADTNKAKGGGYESESAYPNAELVFLEIHNIHVMRESLRKLKEIVYPSIDEARWLSNVDSTHWLEYIRILLAGAVRIADKIESGKTSVVVHCSDGWDRTAQLTSLAMLMLDSYYRTIKGFEALIEKEWISFGHRFAMRVGHGADDHADAVRSPIFLQFLDCVWQMTKQFPAAFEFNELFLITILDHLYSCLFGTFLYNCEQERLKEIPIHQNLKELLAIRAELQKKVEDLQREAATRSISSSSARGSSSSHSASPVRTSV
- the MTMR1 gene encoding myotubularin-related protein 1 isoform X1, whose translation is MERAPGPALEGGGARRSVRPTGLGGAAAAAGSRQPSVETLDSPTGSHVEWCKQLIAATISSQISGSVPSDSVSRDYRVYKRPDIREIQDGHNGYHSEAEADQVALRDGNKLAQMEEAPLFPGESIKAIAKDVMYICPFMGAVSGTLTVTDFKMYFKNVERDPHFVLDVPLGVISRVEKIGVQSHGDNSCGIEIVCKDMRNLRLAYKQEEQSRLEIFENLVTQAFPLSNGLPLFAFSYKEKFSVNGWKVYDPMAEYKRQGLPNESWKISKVNSTYELCDTYPTMFVVPTSVKDDDLSKVAAFRAKGRIPVLSWIHPESQATITRCSQPLVGPNDKRCKEDEKYLQTIMDANAQSHKLIIFDARQNSVADTNKAKGGGYESESAYPNAELVFLEIHNIHVMRESLRKLKEIVYPSIDEARWLSNVDSTHWLEYIRILLAGAVRIADKIESGKTSVVVHCSDGWDRTAQLTSLAMLMLDSYYRTIKGFEALIEKEWISFGHRFAMRVGHGADDHADAVRSPIFLQFLDCVWQMTKQFPAAFEFNELFLITILDHLYSCLFGTFLYNCEQERLKEEISTKTVSLWSYINSQLDEFSNPFYVNYENHVLYPVASLNHLELWVNYYVRWNPRMRPQIPIHQNLKELLAIRAELQKKVEDLQREAATRSISSSSARGSSSSHSASPVRTSV
- the MTMR1 gene encoding myotubularin-related protein 1 isoform X3 — its product is MERAPGPALEGGGARRSVRPTGLGGAAAAAGSRQPSVETLDSPTGSHVEWCKQLIAATISSQISGSVPSDSVSRDYREIQDGHNGYHSEAEADQALRDGNKLAQMEEAPLFPGESIKAIAKDVMYICPFMGAVSGTLTVTDFKMYFKNVERDPHFVLDVPLGVISRVEKIGVQSHGDNSCGIEIVCKDMRNLRLAYKQEEQSRLEIFENLVTQAFPLSNGLPLFAFSYKEKFSVNGWKVYDPMAEYKRQGLPNESWKISKVNSTYELCDTYPTMFVVPTSVKDDDLSKVAAFRAKGRIPVLSWIHPESQATITRCSQPLVGPNDKRCKEDEKYLQTIMDANAQSHKLIIFDARQNSVADTNKAKGGGYESESAYPNAELVFLEIHNIHVMRESLRKLKEIVYPSIDEARWLSNVDSTHWLEYIRILLAGAVRIADKIESGKTSVVVHCSDGWDRTAQLTSLAMLMLDSYYRTIKGFEALIEKEWISFGHRFAMRVGHGADDHADAVRSPIFLQFLDCVWQMTKQFPAAFEFNELFLITILDHLYSCLFGTFLYNCEQERLKEEISTKTVSLWSYINSQLDEFSNPFYVNYENHVLYPVASLNHLELWVNYYVRWNPRMRPQIPIHQNLKELLAIRAELQKKVEDLQREAATRSISSSSARGSSSSHSASPVRTSV
- the MTMR1 gene encoding myotubularin-related protein 1 isoform X5; its protein translation is MERAPGPALEGGGARRSVRPTGLGGAAAAAGSRQPSVETLDSPTGSHVEWCKQLIAATISSQISGSVPSDSVSRDYRALRDGNKLAQMEEAPLFPGESIKAIAKDVMYICPFMGAVSGTLTVTDFKMYFKNVERDPHFVLDVPLGVISRVEKIGVQSHGDNSCGIEIVCKDMRNLRLAYKQEEQSRLEIFENLVTQAFPLSNGLPLFAFSYKEKFSVNGWKVYDPMAEYKRQGLPNESWKISKVNSTYELCDTYPTMFVVPTSVKDDDLSKVAAFRAKGRIPVLSWIHPESQATITRCSQPLVGPNDKRCKEDEKYLQTIMDANAQSHKLIIFDARQNSVADTNKAKGGGYESESAYPNAELVFLEIHNIHVMRESLRKLKEIVYPSIDEARWLSNVDSTHWLEYIRILLAGAVRIADKIESGKTSVVVHCSDGWDRTAQLTSLAMLMLDSYYRTIKGFEALIEKEWISFGHRFAMRVGHGADDHADAVRSPIFLQFLDCVWQMTKQFPAAFEFNELFLITILDHLYSCLFGTFLYNCEQERLKEEISTKTVSLWSYINSQLDEFSNPFYVNYENHVLYPVASLNHLELWVNYYVRWNPRMRPQIPIHQNLKELLAIRAELQKKVEDLQREAATRSISSSSARGSSSSHSASPVRTSV